GTTACTTTATCGTTTGGCATAATTATTTTTTCTTTTTTAACTTCTTTAACAAATTATTTTTCTTTTTTCTATGTTGACTAAACCGTCTTCTTAAATCATTCGTAGAACCTACATAGATATTCAATTCTTCCTTGTCCTGCAAAACATAGACGTAAAACATATCAAAAATGGGGGCGGGGTGAAATTTCAAATGTGCTAATTTTCTATTTCTGTGTCTGTGCTGTCTGCGAGTTTAACGATGTTGTCTCTGT
This DNA window, taken from Candidatus Spechtbacterales bacterium, encodes the following:
- a CDS encoding GIY-YIG nuclease family protein, giving the protein MKFHPAPIFDMFYVYVLQDKEELNIYVGSTNDLRRRFSQHRKKKNNLLKKLKKKK